From Salarias fasciatus chromosome 12, fSalaFa1.1, whole genome shotgun sequence, the proteins below share one genomic window:
- the smad4b gene encoding mothers against decapentaplegic homolog 4 produces MSITNTPTSNDACLSIVHSLLCHRQGGESEAFSKRAIESLVKKLKEKKDELDSLITAITTNGAHPSKCVTIQRTLDGRLQVAGRKGFPHIIYARLWRWPDLHKNELKHVKYCQFAFDLKCDNVCVNPYHYERVVSPGIDLSGLTLTPSGPSSALMVKDEYDFDGPQSLPAIDSSHSLQIMQHPSSSSRPPPPESFVAPNLLPPPEASTSISASAFPAGPGSAGSTWSRSSSFTPSMTHHTNSHLQHHPPVPHPAHYWPPHNELAFQPPVSNHPAPDYWCSIGYFEMDVQVGETFKVPSSCHVVTVDGYVDPSGGDRFCLGQLSNVHRTEAIERARLHIGKGVQLECKGEGDVWVRCLSDHAVFVQSYYLDREAGRAPGDAVHKIYPSAYIKVFDLRQCHRQMQQQAATAQAAAAAQAAAVAGNIPGPGSVGGIAPAIGLSAAAGIGVDDLRRLCILRMSFVKGWGPDYPRQSIKETPCWIEIHLHRALQLLDEVLHTMPVVDPQLLD; encoded by the exons ATGTCCATCACCAACACGCCCACCAGCAACGACGCCTGCCTGAGCATTGTGCACAGCCTGCTGTGCCACAGGCAGGGAGGCGAGAGCGAGGCGTTCTCCAAGCGGGCCATCGAGAGCCTGgtgaagaagctgaaggagaaaaaagacGAGCTGGACTCCCTCATCACGGCCATCACCACCAACGGCGCTCATCCCAGCAAGTGTGTGACCATCCAGAGGACGCTGGATGGACGCCTGCAG GTGGCTGGACGGAAAGGCTTCCCTCATATCATCTACGCCCGGCTGTGGCGCTGGCCCGACCTGCACAAGAATGAGCTGAAGCACGTCAAATACTGCCAGTTCGCCTTTGACCTCAAGTGTGACAACGTGTGTGTCAACCCCTACCACTACGAGAGAGTGGTGTCCCCCGGGATAG ACTTGTCCGGACTCACGCTCACTCCTTCTGGACCCAGCTCGGCCCTCATGGTTAAAGACGAGTATGATTTTGATGGACCCCAGAGTCTGCCCGCTATCGACAGCAGCCATTCTCTTCAGATAATGCAGCACCCTTCATCCAGCAGCCGCCCGCCGCCCCCGGAGTCATTTGTGGCCCCGAACCTGCTCCCGCCCCCTGaggcctccacctccatctccgCATCAGCTTTCCCTGCCGGACCAGGCA GTGCcggctccacctggtccaggagcAGCAGTTTCACCCCCAGCATGACCCACCATACCAACAGccacctgcagcaccacccTCCAGTGCCACATCCGGCACACTACT gGCCGCCGCATAATGAGCTCGCCTTCCAGCCTCCCGTATCCAACCATCCAG ctccCGATTACTGGTGTTCCATTGGATATTTTGAGATGGACGTTCAAGTCGGGGAGACGTTTAAAGTCCCCTCCTCCTGCCACGTTGTGACGGTGGACGGTTACGTAGACCCCTCGGGGGGAGACCGATTTTGTCTGGGTCAGCTCAGCAACGTCCATCGCACTGAGGCCATCGAGAGAGCAAG ACTTCACATCGGTAAAGGAGTCCAGCTGGAGTGTAAAGGAGAGGGAGACGTGTGGGTGCGATGCCTCAGTGACCATGCGGTGTTCGTCCAGAGCTACTACCTGGACAGAGAGGCGGGCAGAGCGCCGGGAGACGCCGTGCACAAAATCTACCCCAGTGCTTACATCAAG GTGTTCGACCTCCGTCAGTGTCACAggcagatgcagcagcaggccgcCACCGctcaagcagctgcagcagcacaggcaGCAGCCGTGGCGGGAAACATCCCAGGGCCCGGATCCGTGGGAGGGATCGCTCCAGCTATCG GTCTTTCGGCGGCAGCCGGCATCGGCGTGGACGACCTCCGCCGGCTGTGTATTCTCAGGATGAGTTTCGTGAAGGGCTGGGGGCCCGACTACCCCCGCCAGAGCATCAAGGAGACCCCCTGCTGGATCGAGATCCACCTGCACAGAGCCCTGCAGCTACTGGACGAGGTGCTGCACACCATGCCTGTCGTAGACCCACAACTCCTGGACTGA
- the mex3c gene encoding RNA-binding protein MEX3B: MPSSTSLLEADEGESEVPPPLVHAFAGMGLEEHHDTQSQTPEQADDSVSLHHHHHHHHQQQQQQLPPVSHFSLLGTVLDLKPLPLHRPPSGDEANKTAAPEDEEGEVGAADPPGCTGGSLLAQAHRHPHLTPGLEHVETVLLYSGEERDDPAVSGGSALPPANSMAMLPSGVYGESGYEAEPSLLTRRKSVNTTECVAVPSSEHVAEIVGRQGCKIKALRAKTNTYIKTPVRGEQPVFVVTGRKEDVAMAKREILSAAEHFSLIRASRNKTGPLPAGSGLGTPALPGQTTIQVRVPYRVVGLVVGPKGATIKRIQQQTHTYIVTPSRDKEPVFEVTGMPENVDRAREEIEAHIALRTGTCGGIEAPGVDNNDFQFNGTDVSFETSAAPAGLGEAGWLHAGASSPGSGGLLPLNINGTQRVNSNINSSIKMSSTYRNDSSSSLGSGSSSADSFYGSGNGNQLSDFSPTCAFNANTNNNNNNNNNNNNNNSGGSGSFWFGESLVPVGSEELISLGSGGSSSGFDPLTISTASHSAAQPHIWSPFLEHQSLQAFDAHQPQTSQPGTPRLSPTFPGTEALEHPQAQRVLRGPFGSAGTLDAHRFPSYSSAFSSSSESTASSSSPPESSLSYRAGLGVAGRGQEICIHCMDNQVIAALVPCGHNLFCFDCATQICQGPEATCPVCLSPATQAIQLRNI, encoded by the exons ATGCCGAGCAGCACGTCTTTGCTGGAGGCCGATGAGGGAGAGTCCGAGGTCCCACCGCCGCTAGTGCACGCTTTCGCCGGTATGGGCCTCGAAGAGCACCACGACACCCAGAGCCAGACCCCCGAACAAGCGGACGACAGCGtctccctccaccaccaccaccaccatcatcaccaacaacaacagcagcagctgccccCGGTGAGTCACTTCAGCCTGCTCGGTACGGTCCTCGACCTGAAGCCCCTGCCCCTGCATCGGCCGCCCTCCGGAGATGAAGCCAACAAAACGGCAGCgcccgaggacgaggagggagaAGTTGGAGCCGCCGATCCTCCGGGCTGCACCGGGGGCTCTCTGCTGGCGCAGGCCCACCGCCACCCACACCTGACGCCCGGGCTGGAGCACGTCGAGACAGTTTTGTTATACAGCGGAGAGGAGCGGGACGATCCCGCGGTCAGCGGCGGCAGCGCCTTACCGCCGGCTAACAGCATGGCGATGCTACCGTCCGGCGTGTACGGGGAGTCGGGCTACGAGGCCGAGCCATCGCTCCTGACTCGGAGAAAGAGCGTGAACACGACCGAGTGTGTGGCCGTGCCGAGCTCCGAGCACGTCGCGGAGATCGTGGGTCGCCAGG GCTGCAAGATCAAAGCACTGCGAGCCAAGACCAACACCTACATCAAGACACCGGTGAGAGGCGAGCAGCCCGTCTTTGTTGTGACTGGACGCAAAGAAGACGTGGCCATGGCCAAGAGGGAGATCCTCTCAGCGGCGGAGCACTTCTCCCTCATCAGAGCCTCTCGAAACAAAACCGGCCCTCTGCCCGCTGGGAGTGGTCTCGGGACCCCTGCACTGCCtggacagacaaccattcag GTGCGGGTGCCGTATCGGGTCGTGGGGCTGGTTGTAGGCCCCAAAG GGGCAACCATCAAACGCATCCAGCAGCAGACTCACACCTACATAGTGACGCCCAGTCGCGACAAAGAGCCGGTGTTCGAGGTCACCGGGATGCCCGAGAACGTGGACCGAGCCAGAGAGGAGATCGAGGCGCACATTGCCCTCCGCACCGGCACCTGCGGGGGCATCGAGGCTCCGGGCGTGGACAACAACGATTTTCAGTTCAACGGCACAGACGTCAGCTTCGAGACCTCGGCGGCGCCGGCCGGGCTGGGGGAGGCCGGGTGGCTCCACGCAGGCGCGTCATCGCCGGGCAGCGGCGGCCTGCTGCCACTCAACATCAACGGTACTCAGCGAGTCAACAGCAATATCAACAGCAGCATCAAGATGTCTTCCACCTACCGCAACgacagctccagctccctgggCAGCGGCTCCAGCTCGGCCGATTCGTTTTACGGCAGCGGGAACGGGAACCAGCTGTCTGATTTCAGCCCCACCTGTGCGTTTAATGCCAAcactaacaacaacaacaacaacaacaataacaacaacaacaacaacagtggcGGCAGTGGAAGTTTCTGGTTCGGCGAGAGCCTCGTTCCTGTGGGGTCTGAGGAGCTGATCAGCCTGGGAAGCGGAGGCTCCTCCTCAGGATTTGACCCGTTGACCATTTCCACTGCCTCACACTCTGCTGCACAGCCTCACATCTGGAGCCCTTTTCTGGAACACCAGTCTCTCCAGGCCTTCGACGCTCACCAGCCTCAG ACCAGTCAGCCAGGAACGCCCCGCCTCTCTCCCACCTTCCCGGGGACTGAAGCTCTGGAGCACCCTCAGGCCCAGCGGGTCCTCCGGGGCCCCTTCGGCTCAGCGGGGACCCTCGACGCCCACAGGTTCCCTTCCTACAGCTCGGCCTTTTCCTCTTCCAGCGAAAGCACCGCCTCGTCATCCTCGCCCCCCGAGTCCTCCCTGTCCTACCGCGCCGGCCTGGGAGTAGccgggagaggacaggagatATGCATCCACTGTATGGATAACCAGGTGATCGCTGCCTTGGTTCCCTGTGGCCATAACCTTTTCTGTTTCGATTGTGCCACCCAGATATGCCAGGGTCCAGAGGCTACGTGCCCTGTGTGCCTGTCCCCGGCCACACAGGCCATCCAGCTCCGCAATATATGA